The following coding sequences are from one Culex quinquefasciatus strain JHB chromosome 1, VPISU_Cqui_1.0_pri_paternal, whole genome shotgun sequence window:
- the LOC119765591 gene encoding uncharacterized protein LOC119765591, translating to MYKFVLLLACVSLVQGLMPMLRINKDINRIDFGDVQPTPREHRRQQRHNKHDQGYGGYAPAHGYHDQGGYDHGQYAGQIQQQLHHGGPYPKFFAYYNAGGKRGGGLGSRRNKGGVQYGLLLG from the exons ATGTACAAGTTTGTGTTGCTCCTGGCGTGTGTGTCTCTGGTGCAGGGTTTGATGCCCATGCTGCGGATCAACAAGGACATCAACCGGATCGACTTTGGCGACGTTCAGCCAACCCCACGGGAGCATCGGCGCCAGCAGCGGCACAACAAGCACGATCAGGGATACGGCGGTTATGCGCCGGCCCACGGGTACCATGACCAGGGAGGTTACGATCATGGACAGTACGCGGGGCAGATTCAGCAACAGCTGCACCACGGAGGTCCGTACCCGAAGTTCTTTGCGTACTACAACGCCGGAGGAAAGCGGGGTGGTGGACTGGGCTCGCGCAGAAATAAG GGTGGCGTTCAATATGGACTTCTGCTtggttga